A genomic window from Sorex araneus isolate mSorAra2 chromosome 2, mSorAra2.pri, whole genome shotgun sequence includes:
- the LY6G6D gene encoding lymphocyte antigen 6 complex locus protein G6d yields MSPGLILLCALLGAASGNRMRCYDCGGGSSNACKETVIMCGEGERCGFLDRKPQQSLAQNKLTANPPVTFIQHHPACVASHHCNQVETELVGDVTYTTQRDCCTGDLCNSAVPSTVASACITAVAAAALAWFLPGLWLG; encoded by the exons ATGAGCCCGGGGCTGATCCTGCTGTGTGCCCTGCTGGGGGCTGCCTCAG GAAACCGCATGCGCTGCTACGACTGTGGCGGGGGCTCCAGTAACGCCTGCAAAGAGACTGTGATCATGTGTGGTGAGGGCGAGCGCTGCGGCTTCCTGGATCGCAAACCccaacagagcctggcacagaACAAGCTCACTGCCAACC CCCCAGTGACCTTTATTCAACACCATCCAGCCTGCGTGGCTTCGCATCACtgcaatcaagtggaaacagagttGGTAGGAGACGTGACTTACACAACCCAGAGAGACTGCTGCACCGGAGACCTTTGCAACAGTGCCGTGCCAAGCACCGTGGCCTCTGCATGCATCACGGCTGTGGCAGCCGCCGCCCTGGCATGGTTCTTGCCTGGACTGTGGTTGGGATAA
- the MPIG6B gene encoding megakaryocyte and platelet inhibitory receptor G6b produces MGQMVARPFFLSAALDGRPGDRVNLSCVGVSHPIRWAWAPSFPVCKGLSKGRRPILWASAGATPTVSPLQPFAGRLRALDAGIRRLELLVSAGDSGTFICRGRQEDESRTVLHVLGDGPDCGAPRATQGSVYTQLLIAVLGAGLLLGLGALGLACWWRRRWAPHALPPHPRFAPLTEEPQRPVKEQEEPKFPGYLDPEPSLHYADLDQMALRRSCRLSPAAPADASTIYAIVV; encoded by the exons ATGGGGCAGATGGTGGCCCGGCCCTTCTTCTTATCAG cAGCACTGGACGGCCGCCCCGGGGACCGGGTGAATCTCTCCTGTGTGGGGGTCTCGCATCCCATCCGCTGGGCCTGGGCGCCGAGTTTTCCGGTGTGCAAGGGTCTGTCCAAAGGCCGCCGCCCGATCCTGTGGGCCTCGGCGGGCGCGACCCCCACCGTGTCTCCGCTCCAGCCCTTCGCGGGCCGCCTCCGCGCCCTGGACGCGGGCATTCGACGGCTGGAGCTGCTCGTGAGCGCCGGGGACTCGGGCACCTTCATCTGCAGGGGCCGCCAAGAGGACGAGAGTCGGACGGTGCTTCACGTCCTGGGGGACGGGCCCGACTGCGGGGCTCCGCGGGCGACCCAAG GGTCCGTGTACACCCAGCTCCTGATCGCAGTGCTGGGCGCGGGGCTGCTGCTGGGACTCGGGGCGCTGGGCTTGGCCTGCTGGTGGCGCAG GCGCTGGGCCCCGCACGCGCTTCCACCACACCCCCGATTTG CTCCACTCACGGAAGAGCCCCAGAGGCCAgtaaaggagcaggaggagcctAAGTTTCCGGGGTACCTGGACCCGGAGCCG AGCCTGCACTACGCAGACCTGGATCAGATGGCCCTCAGGAGGTCCTGTCGCTTGTCCCCCGCTGCCCCTGCTGATGCCTCCACCATCTATGCCATTGTGGTTTGA
- the DDAH2 gene encoding N(G),N(G)-dimethylarginine dimethylaminohydrolase 2 → MGTPGEGLGRCSHALIRGVPESLASGEAVGAGLPALDLAKAQREHGVLGGKLRQRLGLQLLELPPEESLPLGPLLGDTAVIQGDTALITRPWSPARRPEVDGVRKALQDLGLRIVEMGDENATLDGTDVLFTGREFFVGLSKWTNHRGAEFVADTFRDFAVSTVPVSSSSHLRGLCGMGGPRTVVAGSSEAAQKAVRAMAMLTDHPYASLTLPDDAAADCLFLRPGLPGALPFLLHRGGGDLPNSQEALQKLSDVTLVPVSCSELEKAGAGLSSLCLVLSTRPHS, encoded by the exons ATGGGGACgccgggggaggggctgggccgcTGCTCCCATGCCCTGATCCGGGGGGTCCCCGAGAGCCTGGCATCAGGGGAGGCGGTGGGAGCCGGTCTTCCTGCTCTGGACCTGGCCAAGGCCCAAAGGGAGCACGGGGTGCtcggggggaaactgaggcaacgCCTAGGGCTGCAGCTGCTAGAACTGCCTCCTGAAGAGTCGCTGCCGCTGGGACCACTGCTCGGTGACACTGCTGTAATCCAAGGGGACACAGCCTTAATCACGCGGCCCTGGAGCCCAGCCCGAAGACCGGAG GTCGATGGAGTCCGCAAAGCCCTCCAGGACCTGGGGCTCCGGATCGTGGAGATGGGGGACGAGAACGCCACGCTGGACGGCACTGACGTTCTGTTCACCG GCCGGGAGTTCTTCGTAGGCCTCTCCAAGTGGACCAATCACCGGGGAGCTGAGTTCGTGGCAGACACTTTCCGG GATTTCGCTGTCTCCACAGTGCCCGTCTCGAGCTCTTCCCACCTGCGCGGCCTCTGCGGAATGGGGGGACCCCGCACTGTGGTGGCTGGTAGCAGTGAAGCCGCCCAGAAGGCTGTCCGG GCCATGGCAATGTTGACCGACCACCCCTATGCCTCCCTGACCCTCCCAGACGATGCAGCCGCTGACTGTCTCTTCCTGCGCCCTGGGTTGCCTGGTGCGCTCCCATTTCTCCTGCACCGTGGAGGTGGAGACCTCCCCAACAGCCAGGAG GCACTCCAGAAGCTCTCCGATGTCACCCTGGTCCCCGTGTCCTGCtcagaactggagaaggcaggcgctGGTCTCAGCTCACTCTGCCTGGTTCTCAGCACTCGCCCCCACAGCTGA
- the LOC129402270 gene encoding lymphocyte antigen 6G6e-like, producing MLQLLDSRGSWGADHSLPGFGAPGSAMGTSSTFLYSLFLCGALGLATSPAWGRLQCYTCSFAKPCYPIPTQCQENEVCGISIGTSDQNEIIQRKGCLPRAECSVPGHTTYWLRSYDLRHQCCEKDLCNAATSLQRLPNPLLTALLSLLISLTWGGHFLY from the exons ATGCTCCAACTCCTCGACTCTCGGGGATCCTGGGGTGCAGATCACAGTCTCCCCGGCTTCGGAGCCCCAGGTTCCGCCATGGGTACTTCCAGCACCTTCCTCTACAGCCTGTTCCTCTGTGGGGCTCTGG GCCTCGCCACTTCCCCTGCCTGGGGACGGCTCCAGTGCTACACCTGCAGCTTCGCCAAACCCTGCTACCCGATTCCTACCCAGTGTCAGGAGAACGAAGTGTGTGGCATCAGTATCGGCACCTCAG ATCAGAATGAGATCATCCAACGGAAAGGCTGCCTCCCACGGGCCGAGTGCTCGGTGCCCGGTCATACCACCTACTGGCTACGCTCCTATGATCTGCGACACCAGTGTTGTGAGAAAGATCTGTGCAACGCTGCCACCAGCCTGCAACGACTCCCAAACCCCCTCCTCACTGCCCTGCTTTCCCTCCTGATCAGCCTCACCTGGGGAGGTCACTTCCTCTACTAG
- the LY6G6F gene encoding lymphocyte antigen 6 complex locus protein G6f produces the protein MAVFLLLLFLCRPSHAAADNIQAIYVASGDAMELPCPSPPALHGDELLSWFHSPVAGSSTALVAQVPVARLAPGRPGREAGPRLLGNYSLWLDASREGDAGRYWCAVLGQRYKYQNWRVYDISVLTGSQFSARAADGTLCSVLLCSVVPARRLDSVTWLEGRGPVRGQAQPFWSDGAALLLVCPGDGLSESRGRRPRIIRCLVPQNKGISFSLAAPVDASPGLCAPLTGWNVPWILVLLLIAGLMLTVLTLSFVLWRRRAQGTPCRGSSLPNPKIPQFKPEIQVYENIHLAHLSPPVLKTRSP, from the exons ATGGCAGTCTTCCTCTTGCTCCTGTTCCTGTGTAGGCCCTCCCATGCTGCTGCAG ACAACATCCAGGCCATCTATGTGGCCTCGGGGGACGCGATGGAGCTGCCCTGTCCTTCACCACCTGCCCTGCACGGGGACGAGCTCCTGTCCTGGTTCCACAGTCCTGTAGCGGGCTCTTCTACTGCCCTGGTGGCCCAAGTTCCAGTGGCCCGGCTGGCCCCTGGGAGGCCCGGAAGAGAGGCCGGGCCCAGACTCCTGGGGAACTACTCTCTGTGGCTGGACGCGTCCAGGGAGGGCGACGCCGGGCGGTACTGGTGTGCCGTGCTGGGGCAGCGCTACAAGTACCAGAACTGGAGGGTGTATGACatctctgtgctcacag GATCCCAGTTTTCTGCAAGGGCTGCTGATGGCACTCTCTGTTCTGTCCTCCTGTGCTCTGTGGTCCCTGCCAGACGCCTGGACTCCGTGACCTGGCTGGAGGGAAGGGGTCCTGTGAGGGGCCAGGCACAGCCTTTCTGGAGTGATGGGGCCGCGCTGCTCTTGGTGTGTCCGGGGGACGGGCTTTCTGAGTCCAGGGGTCGGAGACCAAGAATCATCCGCTGTCTCGTGCCTCAGAACAAAGGGATCAGCTTTAGCCTGGCAG CTCCCGTGGATGCCTCCCCTGGCCTCTGCGCCCCTTTGACGGGCTGGAATGTTCCCTGGATCCTGGTGCTCTTGCTGATAGCTGGCCTGATGCTCACCGTCCTGACGCTTAGCTTTGTGCTCTGGAGGcggagggcccaggggaccccatGCAGAG GCTCCTCCCTCCCAAATCCCAAGATCCCTCAATTCAAACCTGAAATCCAGGTCTATGAGAACATCCATTTGGCTCATCTAAG CCCGCCTGTCCTCAAGACCAGATCTCCGTGA
- the LY6G6C gene encoding lymphocyte antigen 6 complex locus protein G6c, with the protein MKGLALLILSSLLCWVSADIRCHSCYQIPMLGCVDRQSCRLEPGQRCLTTKVYLGRMWLYSNLRCGTPEEPCREAFNQTVHKLGLNYNTTCCEKDNCNPAPRPTPALALVFLTSLAGLGLWLLH; encoded by the exons ATGAAAGGCCTCGCGCTGCTCATCCTGTCCTCTCTGCTGTGCTGGGTGTCAG CTGACATTCGCTGTCATTCCTGCTACCAGATCCCCATGCTGGGCTGTGTGGACCGGCAGTCCTGTCGCCTGGAACCTGGACAAAGATGTCTGACAACTAAAGTGTACCTTG GTCGGATGTGGTTGTACTCCAACCTTCGATGCGGCACACCGGAAGAGCCCTGTCGGGAGGCTTTCAACCAAACCGTCCACAAGCTGGGCCTCAACTACAATACCACGTGCTGCGAGAAGGACAACTGCAACCCGGCCCCCcggcccacccctgccctggcccttGTCTTCCTCACCTCATTGGCTGGTCTTGGCCTCTGGCTGCTGCACTGA